CACCTCTCGACGATGTCGTGACGCCGGAGGCACGCCCATGATCGAATTCATCGCTGAAAATCTGGCGCCGATCATGTTCCTGTCGCTGATCGTGTTCCTGCTTCTAGGCTACCCGGTTGCGTTCTCGCTCGCGGCCAACGGCCTGCTGTTCTTCATCATCGGCGTGGAACTAGCGCCGCTCTCCGATTCGATCAATCTTTCCTGGCCGTTGCTCAACGCGCTGCCGGACCGGATATGGGGGGTGATGTCGAACGACACTCTGCTTGCCATCCCCTTCTTTACTTTCATGGGGATCGTGCTGGAAAAATCCGGCATGGCGGAAGATCTGCTCGATACGATCGGCCAGCTTTTCGGACCGATCCGCGGCGGCCTCGCCTATGCGGTGATTTTCGTCGGCGCCCTGCTTGCAGCAACCACCGGTGTCGTCGCCGCGTCGGTCATTGCAATGGGCCTGATCTCGCTGCCGATCATGCTGCGCTATGGCTATGACAGAAGGGTCGCTTCAGGCGTCATCGCCGCCTCCGGCACCCTTGCCCAGATCATCCCGCCGTCGCTGGTGCTGATCGTGCTTGCCGACCAGCTCGGCCGCTCCGTCGGCGACATGTATGCCGGCGCGCTTATTCCAGGCCTGGTTCTGACCGGGCTCTACATGCTCTACATCCTGATCATGACCTTCGTCCGGCGCGATTCGATGCCGGCCCTGCCGCTTGAGGCCAGAACACTCGGCTCAGGCGTAACGTCTCTTTTCATCGCGCTCGTCGTTGCAGCGGTCATCGCTTACGCCGCCCATGTCTATCTGTCGCCGACTCATGGCGAAAACGCCGACATTCTCGGTGCCACCGTCGGCGTTGCCTTCATCTACGTCGTGGCACTTGCTGACCGTGGCCTGAAGATCAACGCCATGTCGCGGCTCGCCCAGCAGGTCATAATCGTGCTGATCCCGCCGCTGGCACTGATCTTCCTCGTGCTCGGCACCATCTTCCTCGGCATTGCCACGCCGACGGAAGGCGGCGCGATGGGCGCAGTCGGCGCGCTGGTGATGGCGGCCGCCAAAGGCCGGCTTTCGATGGAAGTCATGCGCTCGGCGCTGGCAGCAACAACCCGGCTGTCAGCTTTCGTGCTGTTCATCCTGATCGGTGCCCGCGTGTTTTCGCTGACCTTCTACGGCGTCAACGGTCATATCTGGGTCGAGCACCTGCTGGTTGCCATGCCCGGCGGCGAGACGGGCTTCCTCATCACCGTCAACCTGCTCGTCTTCTTCCTGGCTTTCTTCCTCGATTTCTTCGAGCTGGCCTTCATCATCGTGCCGCTTTTGGCGCCGGCGGCCGACAAGCTGGGGATCGACCTTATCTGGTTCGGTGTCCTGCTTGGCATCAACATGCAGACGAGCTTCATGCATCCGCCCTTCGGATTCGCGCTCTTCTATCTGCGCTCCGTTGCCGCCAAGGTTCCCTATCTCGACAGGGTAACAGGCAAGATGACCCAGCCGGTAACGACGGGGCAGATTTACTGGGGCGCCGTGCCTTTCGTCTGCATCCAGGTCGTCATGGTCGGTCTGACCATCATGTTTCCGCAGATGGTCATGCACTACAAGGGCGACGCGGCGGTCGTCGATCCCGCCACAATCAAGATCGAGGTTCCGGGCTTCGGCGGTGGCGGCGCTCTGGGACTACCAGGGGGGCTCCAACTCCCCGGCGGCAGCCCACTCGATGCCCCCGGCCAGCAGCCCGCGGATCCAAATGGCGGAGCAGCTAAGCCCGAGCAGCAGAAGCCAGCAAACGACCTCAGCGCGCCACCGTCGTTCAACTAATAGCAAAAGGGCCGGTTTGGCGCCGGCCCTGCTTTTCAGACATCACCAATAGAAAAACCCCGGAGCGGCGCTCCGGGGTTTCTCGTTTGAAAGATCGTTCTTGCTTAGAGCTTTCCGCCCCGCTGCTGGATCATCATGAAGGTATCGTAGTTGTATTCGGCGATCTGGGCGTTGAGGTAGTATTCGCCGCGGAAGGCCTTGATCGATTCCCAGATCTTCTTGAAGGTCGGGTTCGTGGCTTCCATCTCCGCATAGACCTCGTTGGCCTTGTCGAAGCAGGCGGACAGGATTTCCGGGCTGAACGGGCTGAGCTTGGCACCGGCGCCGACGAGACGCTTGATTGCCGAAGGGTTCAGGTAGTCGTACTTCTGCAGCATGTTGGCGTCGGTTGCCTGGCAGGCTGTGCGCAGCAGCGACTGGTAATTCTTCGGCAGGCCGTCGAAAGCCGCCTTGTTGAACATCGCATGCACCGTCGGGCCACCTTCCCACCAGCCGGGATAGTAGTAGTACGGCGCGACCTTGTAGAAGCCGAGCTTCTCGTCGTCGTAGGGACCAACCCATTCGGCAGCGTCGATCGTGCCCTTTTCAAGAGCCGGATAGATGTCACCGCCGGCAATCTGCTGCGGCACGACGCCGAGCTTTTCCACGACCTTGCCGGCAAAACCGCCGATCCGCATCTTCAGACCCTGCATGTCGGCAACGGTCTTGATTTCCTTGCGGAACCAGCCGCCCATCTGAACGCCGGTGTTGCCGCCAGGATAGCCGACGAGGCCCTGCGTTGCCAGAAACTCATTGAACATCTCAATGCCGCCGCCATGGTACTGCCATGCATTGTGGCCGCGGGCATTGAGTGCGAAAGGAACGGCGGCGCCAAGCGCCCAGACCGGATCCTTACCCCAGTAATAATA
This genomic stretch from Pararhizobium capsulatum DSM 1112 harbors:
- a CDS encoding TRAP transporter large permease, producing the protein MIEFIAENLAPIMFLSLIVFLLLGYPVAFSLAANGLLFFIIGVELAPLSDSINLSWPLLNALPDRIWGVMSNDTLLAIPFFTFMGIVLEKSGMAEDLLDTIGQLFGPIRGGLAYAVIFVGALLAATTGVVAASVIAMGLISLPIMLRYGYDRRVASGVIAASGTLAQIIPPSLVLIVLADQLGRSVGDMYAGALIPGLVLTGLYMLYILIMTFVRRDSMPALPLEARTLGSGVTSLFIALVVAAVIAYAAHVYLSPTHGENADILGATVGVAFIYVVALADRGLKINAMSRLAQQVIIVLIPPLALIFLVLGTIFLGIATPTEGGAMGAVGALVMAAAKGRLSMEVMRSALAATTRLSAFVLFILIGARVFSLTFYGVNGHIWVEHLLVAMPGGETGFLITVNLLVFFLAFFLDFFELAFIIVPLLAPAADKLGIDLIWFGVLLGINMQTSFMHPPFGFALFYLRSVAAKVPYLDRVTGKMTQPVTTGQIYWGAVPFVCIQVVMVGLTIMFPQMVMHYKGDAAVVDPATIKIEVPGFGGGGALGLPGGLQLPGGSPLDAPGQQPADPNGGAAKPEQQKPANDLSAPPSFN
- a CDS encoding TRAP transporter substrate-binding protein — its product is MDRRLFIKRAGLGGIGAAAATTLAAPAIAQTAPKINWRLASSFPKSLDTIYGGAEVLSKYVSEATDGNFQIQVFAAGEIVPGLQAADAAAAGTVEACHTVSYYYWGKDPVWALGAAVPFALNARGHNAWQYHGGGIEMFNEFLATQGLVGYPGGNTGVQMGGWFRKEIKTVADMQGLKMRIGGFAGKVVEKLGVVPQQIAGGDIYPALEKGTIDAAEWVGPYDDEKLGFYKVAPYYYYPGWWEGGPTVHAMFNKAAFDGLPKNYQSLLRTACQATDANMLQKYDYLNPSAIKRLVGAGAKLSPFSPEILSACFDKANEVYAEMEATNPTFKKIWESIKAFRGEYYLNAQIAEYNYDTFMMIQQRGGKL